A single Dermacentor variabilis isolate Ectoservices chromosome 9, ASM5094787v1, whole genome shotgun sequence DNA region contains:
- the LOC142558254 gene encoding uncharacterized protein LOC142558254, whose product MAHGAMVCPACAGSPTLSAFDVPEMGAAAARRQFRCGQCSFSTVYKCSLIVHQRTHTGERPFQCRLCARTFAHKCNLKSHLRTHTGERPYRCPLCPHSFTQRGALTAHLHAQHGATTTLPSVATQPQRPSVQRCVLCPRLFGLPEELRAHIRVAHPAP is encoded by the coding sequence ATGGCACATGGAGCCATGGTGTGTCCCGCATGTGCAGGCTCTCCGACCCTGTCGGCATTCGACGTTCCAGAGAtgggagcagcagcagcacgccgGCAGTTCCGGTGTGGCCAGTGTTCCTTCTCGACGGTGTACAAGTGCAGCCTCATTGTGCATCAGCGCACACACACGGGCGAGCGGCCTTTCCAGTGCCGCCTGTGTGCGCGCACGTTTGCGCACAAGTGCAACCTCAAGAGCCACCTGCGGACGCACACGGGGGAGCGGCCCTACCGGTGTCCTCTGTGCCCGCACAGCTTCACCCAGCGAGGTGCGCTCACTGCACATTTGCATGCGCAACACGGCGCCACCACCACCCTGCCGTCGGTGGCCACGCAGCCGCAGCGGCCGTCGGTCCAGCGCTGTGTACTCTGTCCCAGACTGTTCGGCCTGCCCGAAGAGCTGAGGGCACACATACGTGTGGCACACCCCGCTCCTTGA